In the Vigna radiata var. radiata cultivar VC1973A unplaced genomic scaffold, Vradiata_ver6 scaffold_572, whole genome shotgun sequence genome, one interval contains:
- the LOC106780418 gene encoding uncharacterized protein LOC106780418: MPRVYCGERAVETFFEYLIEEAEKAMEYMGQYTPYDPDKAIEYNPKKCHICELPISPSEIPVVDHWHQAEGGTIRGYAHNSCNLNYQQPNYITIYAHNAAKYDQKLILKHMNSVQGSITAIARSDEEFITISKNYSNGFTSVRLRFVDSYKMLSGSLENLVQNMGGERDLFIQTRKIIPDHLLHLAMRKSVFPYSYITSEAVFDETELPPIGAFFNDLSKEPCSPENYKHAQECWTAFGMKTLGDYNRFYVMLDTLLLSDVISAYRKTAQLSHGLDPAHFISNASYTWSCMLWHSRQKIELLTDIDQYYTFKNNIRGGYCVCSLRYARANNPDVNPNFNPKTEVPSYLFMTDFNALYSKAMCESLPLKNFKWMSRDELDYVERNILDISDNAETGYWLVADIEYPPELHMLHSRIMPVLPENIIPPGGKVPKLVANLRDKTNYGLHYRALKMAVSLGLKIKSIRRGISFHQEPWLQGYIQKNMELRRRAKNDFDKQLYKDFCNMLFGRTCMDVGKHKNVRLITEKGKFLKAVADPYFERATMIGEEIVAVHKTKKSIRYDFPIYIGASVLDISKTYMQDFLYNHVNKNFGETWQLCYSDTDSALIFSEGVNPSHVVKLENQKGPMSWYDCSEYDPSHMCYTDVNKRVPGKMKNEYPKTDIIEFCGVRPKAYSILTTTDNKRKLKGIKSHVIRKQITHQDYLDCLYQNKRFQHKQNTIISKKQRIYSAIMTKTSLDSYDSKVHVWPDNVHTFPHFHVSVMTHQNFMKALIPEIHQQRSSTVGYEHGDSDVEMLDASEL, translated from the coding sequence ATGCCGCGGGTATATTGCGGGGAAAGAGCTGTAGAAACTTTTTTCGAGTATTTAATTGAAGAGGCGGAGAAAGCTATGGAATATATGGGACAGTATACCCCCTACGATCCCGACAAGGCGATCGAATATAATCCTAAAAAGTGTCACATATGCGAGTTGCCAATTTCACCTTCAGAAATTCCGGTTGTAGATCATTGGCACCAGGCCGAGGGGGGGACGATCCGGGGGTACGCGCACAACTCGTGTAATCTGAATTACCAACAGCCGAACTACATTACGATATATGCACATAACGCTGCCAAGTACGATCAAAAGTTGATACTTAAGCATATGAACAGTGTGCAAGGCTCGATTACCGCGATTGCGCGATCAGACGAAGAATTCATAACGATATCTAAAAACTATTCGAACGGGTTTACTTCTGTACGACTTAGATTTGTGGATTCGTACAAAATGTTGTCCGGTTCTCTGGAAAATTTGGTGCAAAATATGGGCGGCGAACGTGATTTGTTTATCCAGACGCGGAAAATAATCCCAGACCATCTGCTACATTTGGCAATGCGGAAATCTGTTTTTCCGTACAGTTATATTACGAGCGAGGCTGTTTTTGACGAAACAGAATTACCTCCGATAGGTGCTTTTTTTAACGATCTCAGCAAGGAGCCCTGCTCGCCGGAAAACTATAAACACGCTCAAGAGTGCTGGACCGCTTTCGGTATGAAAACTCTGGGCGACTATAATCGGTTCTACGTCATGTTAGATACGTTGCTCTTATCCGATGTGATTTCAGCGTATCGAAAAACAGCTCAACTGTCGCACGGATTGGACCCTGCCCACTTCATAAGTAATGCGTCTTACACGTGGTCCTGTATGCTATGGCATAGCCGACAGAAAATTGAGCTGCTCACCGACATAGACCAATACTACACATTTAAAAACAACATAAGAGGTGGGTATTGTGTCTGCAGTTTGAGGTACGCCAGAGCCAATAATCCTGACGTCAACCCGAATTTTAATCCAAAAACCGAAGTGCCTAGTTATCTATTCATGACCGATTTTAACGCGCTGTACTCGAAAGCGATGTGCGAGTCATTGCCGTTAAAAAATTTCAAGTGGATGTCTCGCGACGAATTAGATTACGTAGAGCGCAACATATTGGATATATCTGACAACGCCGAAACAGGATATTGGCTCGTCGCGGACATCGAGTACCCGCCCGAACTACACATGTTGCATAGTAGAATTATGCCAGTGTTGCCGGAAAACATTATCCCGCCAGGGGGGAAGGTTCCCAAATTGGTGGCCAACCTGAGGGATAAAACTAATTACGGACTGCATTATCGAGCGCTAAAAATGGCGGTGTCGCTAGGGCTGAAAATAAAAAGCATACGTCGGGGTATCTCGTTTCACCAAGAGCCGTGGTTGCAAGGGTATATCCAAAAAAACATGGAGCTACGACGCCGCGCCAAAAACGATTTCGATAAACAGTTGTATAAAGATTTTTGCAACATGTTATTCGGACGCACATGCATGGACGTGGGTAAGCATAAAAATGTAAGATTAATTACCGAAAAAGGAAAGTTTTTGAAAGCTGTCGCTGATCCGTATTTCGAAAGAGCCACAATGATAGGCGAAGAAATTGTAGCTGTGCATAAGACTAAAAAGAGCATACGCTATGATTTCCCGATTTATATTGGCGCAAGCGTTTTGGACATTTCCAAAACGTACATGCAAGATTTTCTTTATAATCatgtaaataagaattttgGTGAAACTTGGCAACTATGCTATTCAGACACGGATTCCGCCCTCATTTTTTCGGAGGGGGTAAACCCGTCACACGTTGTGAAGCTAGAAAATCAAAAAGGGCCTATGTCGTGGTACGATTGTAGCGAGTACGACCCGAGTCATATGTGTTACACCGATGTCAATAAACGCGTGCCAGGTAAAATGAAAAACGAGTATCCGAAAACAGACATTATAGAATTTTGCGGAGTGCGTCCCAAAGCTTACAGCATTCTTACTACGACTGACAATAAGAGGAAGCTGAAGGGTATAAAATCTCACGTGATACGTAAACAAATAACGCATCAGGATTATTTGGACTGCTTGTACCAAAACAAGCGGTTTCAACATAAACAAAACACCATCATTTCAAAGAAACAACGCATCTATTCGGCGATAATGACTAAAACATCTCTGGATTCCTACGATTCTAAGGTCCATGTGTGGCCGGATAATGTACATACTTTTCCTCATTTCCATGTTTCAGTAATGACGCATCAGAATTTCATGAAGGCTCTGATCCCTGAAATACATCAGCAGCGAAGCAGCACAGTGGGCTATGAACACGGCGACTCTGACGTCGAGATGCTCGATGCGTCTGAGCTTTGA